The Humulus lupulus chromosome 4, drHumLupu1.1, whole genome shotgun sequence genome has a window encoding:
- the LOC133832873 gene encoding putative ATP synthase protein YMF19: protein MARPIGKGIYLSTYFTQFFWLCLFFFTFYIFICNDGDGVLGISRILKLRNQLVSHRGNNIRSNDPNRLEDLLIKGFSTGVSYMYSSLFEVSQWCNAVDLLGKRRKRTLISCFGEISGSRGMERNIFYLISKSSYSTSSNPEWGITYRNDIILIHVLHGQGSIFF from the coding sequence ATGGCTCGTCCTATAGGAAAGGGGATATACTTATCCACTTATTTTACACAATTCTTCTGGTTATGCCTTTTCTTCTTTACTTTCTATATTTTCATATGCAATGATGGAGATGGAGTACTTGGGATCAGCAGAATTCTAAAACTACGGAACCAACTGGTTTCACACCGGGGGAACAACATCCGGAGCAACGACCCTAACCGTTTGGAAGATCTCTTGATAAAAGGTTTTAGCACCGGTGTATCCTATATGTACTCTAGTTTATTCGAAGTATCCCAATGGTGTAACGCCGTCGACTTATTGGGAAAAAGGAGGAAAAGAACTTTGATCTCATGTTTCGGAGAAATAAGTGGCTCACGAGGAATGGAAAGAAACATATTCTATTTGATCTCGAAGTCCTCATATAGCACTTCTTCCAATCCTGAATGGGGGATCACTTATAGGAATGACATAATACTAATCCATGTTTTACACGGCCAAGGAAGCATCTTTTTTTAA